The following proteins are encoded in a genomic region of Primulina huaijiensis isolate GDHJ02 chromosome 3, ASM1229523v2, whole genome shotgun sequence:
- the LOC140972452 gene encoding uncharacterized protein, with product MTTPRAPTQETSFNLVYSSETVLHVEIGQSSAWVESYPDNNDQNWVMELDLLEERRERAIIRMEAYRSRVMRAYNKRFRIRDFQIGDLMMKKVNPPGDVSKFEARWEGPFKIIRKVSSGAFYLEDARGHSLKRTWNIFH from the coding sequence ATGACTACTCCCcgagcacctactcaagaaacCTCTTTCAATCTGGTGTATAGTTCTGAAACAGTTCTTCATGTGGAGATCGGACAATCTTCTGCCTGGGTAGAATCTTACCCGGATAACAACGATCAAAACTGGGTGATGGAATTGGATCTGTTGGAGGAGAGGAGAGAGCGAGCTATAATTCGAATGGAAGCTTACCGAAGCCGGGTTATGAGAGCATACAACAAACGATTCCGGATCCGAGACTTTCAAATAGGAGATCTGATGATGAAAAAAGTTAATCCACCTGGAGATGTTAGTAAATTtgaagctcggtgggaaggaccttTCAAAATAATTCGGAAAGTTAGTTCGGGAGCTTTTTATCTGGAGGATGCTCGAGGACACTCTCTCAAGCGAACCTGGaatatatttcattaa
- the LOC140972453 gene encoding uncharacterized protein, which produces MILSGIESFSKLGDSIYFEEEGDVPALYIIQYITSTLNWRSGHISLSQEVETIVSWDQRLRVGLTVLSKEQAVGATSTLNFRIPPWTYSAGAKASFNGQDISLPSPGNFLSLTRNWSPGDKVTFELPISLRTEAIKDDRSEYSSLQAIFYGQYLLAGLCSSDFDIKADPKTPISDWITPVPDDHHSHLISLTQESANTTLAFTNAYGYIQMQGIPDSGTNSAANATFRLILKDPKLGSFSGPADAIGKLVMLEPFNFPGKIIVHNGEGKILGVTDSEESPRSTFWLIPGLGGKDGTVSLESVDRKGCFIHSGVDFRSGAIMKLNCRPNSLKEGFDEAASFRLMEGLSEYHPISFVAKGIDRNFVMVPLFSLKDESYTAQFHG; this is translated from the exons ATGATTCTTTCTG GTATCGAATCGTTTTCAAAACTAGGAGATTCGATATACTTTGAAGAGGAAGGAGACGTACCTGCCCTTTACATTATTCAGTACATAACAAGCACACTTAACTGGAGATCAGGACACATCTCTCTCAGTCAGGAAGTAGAAACTATCGTTTCATGGGATCAACGGCTTCGTGTGGGATTGACTGTTTTATCCAAGGAG CAAGCAGTAGGTGCAACTTCTACCTTGAACTTCAGAATACCTCCATGGACGTATTCGGCTGGTGCAAAGGCATCATTCAATGGTCAGGATATCTCCCTACCAAGTCCAG GCAATTTCCTTTCACTTACCAGAAACTGGAGTCCTGGTGACAAAGTGACATTTGAGCTGCCTATAAGCCTAAGAACTGAGGCTATTAAAG ATGACCGGTCTGAGTATTCTTCTCTTCAAGCAATATTTTACGGTCAATACCTTCTAGCCGGCCTGTGCAGCAGTGATTTTGACATCAAAGCAGATCCAAAAACTCCAATTTCAGACTGGATCACTCCAGTTCCAGATGACCACCATTCCCATCTGATCTCCCTAACACAAGAATCTGCAAACACAACATTAGCCTTCACAAATGCATATGGATACATACAAATGCAGGGAATCCCAGATTCTGGAACCAACTCTGCAGCTAATGCAACTTTTAGGCTCATTCTGAAAGATCCGAAACTCGGAAGCTTCTCGGGACCAGCAGATGCAATAGGAAAGCTGGTCATGCTAGAGCCTTTTAATTTTCCAGGCAAGATCATTGTGCATAACGGAGAAGGGAAGATTCTTGGAGTTACAGATTCTGAGGAATCCCCTCGTTCGACTTTTTGGTTGATTCCTGGACTTGGTGGGAAAGATGGAACAGTTTCCTTAGAATCCGTGGATAGAAAAGGTTGCTTCATTCACAGCGGCGTCGATTTTCGTTCCGGGGCGATCATGAAGCTTAACTGTAGGCCAAATTCATTGAAGGAAGGATTTGATGAGGCTGCAAGCTTCAGGTTGATGGAGGGATTGAGTGAATATCATCCTATAAGCTTCGTGGCAAAAGGGATTGATAGGAATTTCGTTATGGTTCCATTATTCAGCTTGAAAGATGAATCTTACact GCACAGTTTCACGGCTGA
- the LOC140973465 gene encoding uncharacterized protein, with protein sequence MKSLILFKGLIVLSILCGCVLSKECTNIPTALSSHTFRDQLLSSKNESLKREVFSHYHLTPTDDSAWSSLFPRKMLREEDKNNWEMVYRNVKNYGSMKWAGGLLKEVSLHDVRLDPGSIHGVAQNTNLEYLMMLDVDRLVWSFRETAGIEPPGQPYGGWEKPASELRGHFVGHYLSASAHMWASTHDESLKLKMTAVVSALSSCQDLMGTGYLSAFPAEFFDRFEAIQPVWAPYYTIHKILAGLLDQYTLAGNDQAFKMVKWMVEYFYNRVQNVVSRHTIERHWTSLNEETGGMNDVLYRLYSITGDQKHLLLAHLFDKPCFLGLLAVKADDISGFHANTHIPVVIGSQMRYEVTGDLQCKEIGTFFMDIVNSSHSYATGGTSNSEFWSDPKRLASTLGEENEESCTTYNMLKVSRNLFRWTKEIAYADYYERAITNGVLSIQRGRDPGIMIYMLPLKPGGSKAVSYHGWGTKYDSFWCCYGTGIESFSKLGDSIYFEEEGDVPALYIIQYITSTLNWRSGHISLSQEVETIVSWDQRLRVGLTVLSKEQAVGATSTLNFRIPPWTYSAGAKASFNGQDISLPSPGNFLSLTRNWSPGDKVTFELPISLRTEAIKDDRSEYSSLQAIFYGQYLLAGLCSSDFDIKADPKTPISDWITPVPDDHHSHLISLTQESANTTLAFTNAYGYIQMQGIPDSGTNSAANATFRLILKDPKLGSFSGPADAIGKLVMLEPFNFPGKIIVHNGEGKILGVTDSEESPRSTFWLIPGLGGKDGTVSLESVDRKGCFIHSGVDFRSGAIMKLNCRPNSLKEGFDEAASFRLMEGLSEYHPISFVAKGIDRNFVMVPLFSLKDESYTVYFNFNYKTPRL encoded by the exons ATGAAGTCTTTAATCCTGTTCAAAGGGCTGATAGTTTTATCGATATTGTGTGGATGTGTTTTGAGTAAGGAGTGTACTAATATTCCTACTGCATTATCTTCTCATACGTTTAGAGATCAGTTATTGTCGTCGAAGAACGAATCGTTGAAACGGGAGGTTTTTTCACATTACCATTTGACTCCAACCGATGATTCTGCCTGGTCGAGTCTGTTTCCAAGAAAAATGTTGAGGGAGGAGGATAAGAACAATTGGGAGATGGTGTATCGAAATGTCAAGAATTATGGTTCGATGAAATGGGCTGGAGGACTGCTTAAGGAAGTGTCCTTGCACGACGTGAGATTGGATCCTGGTTCAATTCATGGTGTGGCGCAGAATACCAATTTAGAGTATCTGATGATGTTGGATGTTGATAGATTAGTTTGGAGTTTTAGAGAGACTGCTGGCATTGAGCCACCAGGCCAGCCGTACGGCGGGTGGGAGAAGCCAGCTTCCGAGCTTAGGGGTCACTTTGTAG gGCATTATCTGAGTGCCTCGGCTCACATGTGGGCAAGTACACATGATGAGAGCCTTAAATTGAAAATGACTGCTGTAGTCTCTGCTCTATCTTCATGCCAAGATTTAATGGGAACAGGGTATCTTTCGGCTTTCCCTGCTGAGTTTTTTGATCGTTTCGAAGCCATACAGCCTGTATGGGCACCTTATTACACAATTCACAAGATACTGGCTGGCCTTCTGGACCAATATACTCTAGCTGGAAATGATCAAGCTTTCAAAATGGTGAAATGGATGGTCGAATACTTCTATAATCGTGTGCAAAATGTAGTTTCGAGGCACACGATTGAACGACACTGGACTTCATTGAACGAAGAAACTGGAGGCATGAACGACGTTCTTTACAGATTATACAGCATAACG GGTGATCAGAAGCACTTGTTATTAGCTCATTTATTCGATAAACCTTGCTTTCTTGGGCTGCTGGCTGTTAAG GCCGATGATATATCTGGATTTCATGCCAATACTCATATTCCTGTTGTTATTGGATCTCAAATGCGGTATGAGGTCACTGGTGATCTGCAATGTAAG GAAATTGGAACGTTCTTCATGGATATAGTTAACTCATCTCACAGCTACGCTACAGGAGGAACGTCAAATAGCGAGTTTTG GTCTGATCCCAAGCGTTTAGCCAGCACACTGGGGGAGGAGAATGAAGAGTCTTGCACAACTTACAATATGCTAAAG GTTTCACGCAATCTGTTCAGATGGACGAAGGAGATCGCTTACGCAGATTACTACGAACGTGCCATAACAAACGGTGTTTTGAGCATTCAAAGAGGAAGGGATCCTGGAATAATGATTTACATGCTCCCGCTGAAGCCTGGTGGTTCTAAGGCAGTAAGTTACCACGGATGGGGAACGAAGTATGATTCTTTCTGGTGCTGCTATGGGACTG GTATCGAATCGTTTTCAAAACTAGGAGATTCGATATACTTTGAAGAGGAAGGAGACGTACCTGCCCTTTACATTATTCAGTACATAACAAGCACACTTAACTGGAGATCAGGACACATCTCTCTCAGTCAGGAAGTAGAAACTATCGTTTCATGGGATCAACGGCTTCGTGTGGGATTGACTGTTTTATCCAAGGAG CAAGCAGTAGGTGCAACTTCTACCTTGAACTTCAGAATACCTCCATGGACGTATTCGGCTGGTGCAAAGGCATCATTCAATGGTCAGGATATCTCCCTACCAAGTCCAG GCAATTTCCTTTCACTTACCAGAAACTGGAGTCCTGGTGACAAAGTGACATTTGAGCTGCCTATAAGCCTAAGAACTGAGGCTATTAAAG ATGACCGGTCTGAGTATTCTTCTCTTCAAGCAATATTTTACGGTCAATACCTTCTAGCCGGCCTGTGCAGCAGTGATTTTGACATCAAAGCAGATCCAAAAACTCCAATTTCAGACTGGATCACTCCAGTTCCAGATGACCACCATTCCCATCTGATCTCCCTAACACAAGAATCTGCAAACACAACATTAGCCTTCACAAATGCATATGGATACATACAAATGCAGGGAATCCCAGATTCTGGAACCAACTCTGCAGCTAATGCAACTTTTAGGCTCATTCTGAAAGATCCGAAACTCGGAAGCTTCTCGGGACCAGCAGATGCAATAGGAAAGCTGGTCATGCTAGAGCCTTTTAATTTTCCAGGCAAGATCATTGTGCATAACGGAGAAGGGAAGATTCTTGGAGTTACAGATTCTGAGGAATCCCCTCGTTCGACTTTTTGGTTGATTCCTGGACTTGGTGGGAAAGATGGAACAGTTTCCTTAGAATCCGTGGATAGAAAAGGTTGCTTCATTCACAGCGGCGTCGATTTTCGTTCCGGGGCGATCATGAAGCTTAACTGTAGGCCAAATTCATTGAAGGAAGGATTTGATGAGGCTGCAAGCTTCAGGTTGATGGAGGGATTGAGTGAATATCATCCTATAAGCTTCGTGGCAAAAGGGATTGATAGGAATTTCGTTATGGTTCCATTATTCAGCTTGAAAGATGAATCTTACactgtatattttaattttaattataaaactcCTAGATTGTAA
- the LOC140972454 gene encoding zinc finger A20 and AN1 domain-containing stress-associated protein 5-like — protein MAQKREKEETELKVPESLPICTPPQPISTPPSHVPASRMSESSDPKISSACDSRSSSGLTPESPDPGEKRVLKRPREVNRCSGSGCRKRIGLMGFRCRCGEVFCSEHRYSDRHDCSYDYKAAGREAIARENPVIRAAKILKV, from the coding sequence ATGGCACAAAAGAGGGAGAAAGAAGAGACCGAACTCAAGGTTCCGGAGAGCTTGCCGATATGTACCCCACCGCAGCCGATCTCCACGCCTCCGTCGCATGTCCCGGCCTCCAGGATGTCGGAAAGCTCGGATCCGAAGATTTCGAGCGCTTGTGACTCGAGATCCAGCTCGGGATTGACGCCGGAGAGCCCCGATCCTGGGGAGAAACGGGTTTTAAAGAGACCGAGGGAGGTGAACAGGTGCTCCGGGTCGGGATGCAGGAAGCGGATTGGGTTGATGGGTTTCCGGTGCAGGTGCGGAGAAGTGTTCTGTTCTGAGCACAGATATTCAGATCGGCATGATTGCAGCTACGATTACAAAGCGGCCGGCCGCGAGGCGATTGCGAGGGAAAATCCCGTCATCAGAGCCGCCAAAATCCTCAAAGTTTGA